The sequence TATATGGATGGTAAACTTTTGACTAAAAAGCCCATACCTTGTGTAGAAGCTTCATGCATTTCTTGGTCCCCGACTTTATCCGCATCTTGTGAAGAAGCTCTTTCCAATGTAACACTCTTGGGACGTGTGTGCAGATTTGCCTTTCGCTTTGCCATTTCAATTGTCAAAGTCTAAAATAAACAAGTATATAAGCACAATGACAAGTAATGGTACAAGTAATTGCAAATACAACAACTCCAACTACTTTCAACACTAAAACAACACAAATTATTATATAGTCATATAATTCAACATTAGAATTTAACAAGTACAATGTTGTTGGCTTAAGTCAAGATAACAGGTtttggaatttaaaaaataataataataatttcaagcCCCAATTAAGAAACATGTAATAAAATTACTATAAAGTTCAtcataatagcaaaaataatatatacttaaTAAAAAGTTAGTATTTGTCATTTTAACATTCATCCATTCTATGAAGTTCAATGTAAATTGTTACAAAACAACTCAGTTAAGTGTTAAAaataccttttttcttttcttttatttttttccctattaaGCAATAATGAATTTCGTTAAAGAATGTGCAAGAAGGGGCACAACCTAGTCATCATCACTAGACTCATCATCATTGGATCCATCATCATTGGACTCATCGTCATTAGACTCATAAACATCATCACTAAGCTCTTCATCATCAATAAAGTCTTGTTCAAGAAATTCATCCTCACTAATCAACGGTGTATCATAAATGGTTCCTTCTTCATCAACTCGAGCCCAAGCATGGTTGTCATTTACATCATCACATGCATCATCAGTAGTTACATTATAAGGGACATTCTCCATATATGTATccacttcatcatcatcatcatcatcatcatctaaaGCTTGAATACCAACATCAAACATTTCCTTAGGTTTGGTTCTGACCACTACCACCCAATCTTTATGTCTTACATCCTCCACATAAAACACTTGCGAAGCTTGAGATGCTAATACATAAGGTTCATCAATCAATTGATCACCTATGTGTATCAATCTTGAAAAATTGACAAGGGGAAATCCAAACTCATCTTTTTTGCATCCTCTCCCACTAATAACATTAGCCCATTGACATTTGAATAATACATATCGATACTTGTCAGAGTAGTTCAACTCAATAATATCGATTAGTACACCATAATAAGTAGCACCACCTTCAGTAACAACACAAACTCCactattttgagtttttctagTTGCCTCAAAATCTTTGGTGCAAAACTTCAAACCGTTTATAACATAACGCTTGAACCATTTTGTTTCATTATTTGGATATCGAGCAAGCCATCTAACTTTATCAGAGATTTCCTTTTTCTTAGAGGCATCCATTGACATCACCTATTATAGAgaaaaacttttattataaGTATGTTATCTAAAGTATTACAACCAATAGtgctatatatgtatatatgctTTACTTACATATTCCCTAAACCAGTTGCAGAATTTCTCTATGTGCTGCTTTTGAATAACATCATCAGTCACATGAGAAGGGAAATCAGCCTTAATCTCTACTATATGTTCACTATGTACACAAACGTGTTAGTGTTAAGCTAGAGTATTGCATTGGAATGTCGTTAAAGGATACGCAAGGACATATCACTTACTCACGAAATGGGGTGATTTCTTCACAATTGAATAGCACATAACGATATGCTTGGATCCATGAATTTGAATCTAGTGTAATGCTCACCACTGCACCCATGGATTCCTCAACATTCCTTACAGGCCGATTAAATACagtttcaacaaatttaaaatagcGTGAACAGAATGTTAAGCATTCCTCTGTTATATACCCTTCTGCAATGGAGCCTTTTGGATAAGTTTTATTATGCACGTAAGACTTAAGCCTTGACAAGTACCTATTGGAAAACCCAAGATCAACAACGGGAAATTggtaagtttaaaaaataaaaaaaataaaaaaaaacaaatagaccAAGTTCCTATATGTGTTACCTCTCTATGGGATACATCCAACGATAATGAACTGGACCAGCAACTTTGGTTTCGCTAGCCAAATGCATGACTACATGTACCATCACTGtaaagaaagagggagagaataTCTTTTCCAACTCACACAATGTCACTGCAATTCTCTTCTCAAGAGCCCCAAGTTCCTCCACATTTAGTACTTTGGAACATATCTCCCTAAAGAAACAAGATAAGTCAATTAAATGCCTACTCACTTCAGGGGGCAAAGATCCACGTATTGCTATTGGAAAAAACTGCTGCATTAAGATATGATTATCATGGCTCTTCATCCCACTAATCTTGCGTTCTTTGAGTTTAATGTAACGTGAGATGTTTGAAGAATATCCATCTGGCATTCTTACATCTTTCAAAACTTGCAGAAAACAATCCTTTTCACTAGCATTCATATGGTAGCAAGATGTGGCATACATGTCTGATCATTCCCAACCTTTTTCAAGTGAAATTCACTTCTTATACCCATATCTTTTAAATCTTGGCGTGCCTTCAAGTTATCCTTTGTCTTGCCATCCAAGTTCAACAATGTGCCGATTATATTATCAACTACATTCTTCTCAATATGCATCACATCAAGATTGTGACGCAACACATGGTACTCCCAATAAGGCAAGGTGAAAAATATACTTCTCTTCTTCCACACAGTTAAGGATTCCTCCCCTCGTTTTCTTTTATCGGTcaaattaacttttttcttcCCAAACACATGAACGGCTACAGCATCCGTTTGTAACATGATTTCCCCTCCGGATGTTGTAATAGGAGCTGATCTCTTATCAATATTCCcatcaaatgattttttttgcttacgGAATCTATGATCACTATCCAAGAATTGCCTATGTCCAATGTAACTAAATTTCCTTCCATATCTTAACCAACGAGATTGTTTATCATAGTTACAAGAGGGACATGCAAGAGAACCTTTAGTACTCCAACCCGAGATATCACCATATGCAGGAAAATCATTTATGGTCCACAATAATGCAGCATGCATTTGGAATGATTTTTTGGAAGACACATCAAATGTTTCTACTCCAACATCCCATaactccttcaattcttctacTAGGGGTTGTAAGAAAACATCAATATCGTTCCCAGGTGAGGTTGGACCAAGAATCAATAATGATAGCATGAAATAAGATCTTTTCATTAAAcatgtgttttttgtgttgattAACTCTGTTAAACatgtttctcccaaaaaaaaaaaaaaaaaaaaactctaatatATAAAAGGTTCATTTGGTTTAGCAAAGGCCTGTTTGGTATTGcattttaaacaatagttttcagtatttaaatatttaaaattgttgtttttaaGAGTGTTTGAATTATGTTATTCAAAATATGGTGTTTaaatacttaattttaaaaagctCCTTATACTAGTTTTTAAGATGCAAACAATGTTGTTGTAAATAAGTTAAAAACTATGGGACCCCCTAATTTAACAAATATTAATTGAATGTCTCTCTTTTTCGttttctcttcatctctctctctccccatttCGTTGTcctctaagagcattcacagcagtgGAGGCATATTGCtatattgttaaaatttagatccacaaacacaaaaagtaAGCTCCAGTAGTGGAgctatacttatttttttttagctgattTGCTACAATGCACATTTATCTATtgatgtgcactgttcatgaaagctaaaaaaaaataataacattttaataaatttctctcacctctttcatttaaaaaatattttctctttctttctttttcactgtttctctctccggcttctcttctttcttcctttttccttctcatttttttttctctccctcatctACTCTTTGCTTCGTCGACTGTTCTAGGTTCATCTTCATCGCCCAGTCTTTCATTGCCGATCTTTATAATCGATCTTCATGGCCGATCTTTATAACCGATCTTCATCACCGATCCTTCATCGCCGATCTTTACCCCCGATCTTCATCGCCGATCATTCATCGCCCAGTCCTTCATCGCCAATCCTTCATTGTTGATCTTCATCGCCCAGTCCTTCATCGCTGATCTTCATCGTCGATCCTTCATTGCCCAATCCTTCATTGCCGATCTTCATTGCCGTCCCATCTCTAGGTTTTGTGATGGTGGTTTGGCTGGATTTCATGGTGGCTGTGGGCGGCTGTTCTTGGTTGGCCGTGGTGGTGGATCGGTTTGTGGAGTTTTTATTGTAGTGAGATAGAATATTTTAtcgtagtagatatattattttattgtgatgtttatattattttattgtgttgaaagctaagaTAGATCCACTACTgtagcatgtgtgtaggtaaaatagaaaaagtaacttttagtggagctaaattgctaaatttttagctccactgctgtcgATGCTCTAACTCTCACAAAGGAACAAAGTCAAGATCAttgtagaaaaaagaaaagaaaaaaaaaaaaaaaaaggaaaaaactgccaacccagaaaaaaaaaaaaaaaaaaaaaaaaaaaaaaaaaaaaaaacaccaaacctGTGGGGCTCTTAGTTTTGGTTGAATGACTAGGGTGTAGTTTTATGACTTGCAAAATAGGTCTTTGGGAATGGgtggaaagaaaaggaagaagaagatgggaagaaaatgaagaaggagATGAGAAGAAGACgagggaaaaagagaaagaagaagataggaaGAAGAGGAAGTGTCAGAATGTGTCTGGCTGTGGGAATGGGTGGGCCGtgggcaaaaaattaaaaaacttaaaaatactATTATTGTCAGAAAAAGTAAGAACtttatcacttaaaaaaaaaaaaaaaaaaaaaaaaacgtacaaatacatgtttttataacactttttaaactataatttttacattatttaaacaacaatactTGGACATCGttaccaaaaaccccaaatcacgCCAAAAATAATCAGGAAAAAGTAGATTTTTAagaattattattgtttttcataattgcattttaaatacttttttacAATTAGATTTTTAAGACTTAAATCAAATCATATTCAGACCAAATTAAGGGTGGCTAGTCCAATGCTACCCATCCTTATAGATGAATGAATGTTGCTTCACACTTGTACGTACAGGAATATTTCTTACACACAATATCCAATAATTTCACATTTGACATCCACCTTTTTAAGAATATCATATTCTACTCATGATTTTGATGATGTGTACATAGTGTATATATTAGAGTGTAAGATATGCAATGCCTTTTCTTTAAGAGGTTAAGGTGGTTAGAAGACAAAATTACATAGTCTGAAGTTTACTTTATGAGCATAATTGgacttttaaatttcaagtgaGCTTTATTAGTCactaagtttaaaaaatgaacaTTATTGGTCATTTTGTTAACTTCCATTAACTTTCTTACTTATGTGTCTAATGTAACTGTGGGGCCCGATAATTCGTGGCCCAGGCCCATTCTACGTTTGGGCCtaaggcctaagccgaggagagctattgccgaggacgcataatgaaagtCCAAGAAGGGCACGAGGACATGGCCGAGGATGATCTTATGCTTAGCACCTcccaaaacgcctgaagaaaaaggggaaactcagtacaggggcaagacaagggagaaagctgccaacatcgtAATACAGAATCCTACATCTGATAAGCCCATGCTCCAAACCATGccatttaacttttccaacgacccccaaccactctaggtatggattgataggacaggtctgcaccccagaaagtaaaacttacacaTAGACACTAAAAGGGAAAATGatcactagtataaaagggaaagaaagcgaAGGAGAAAAGGAAGGGTACAATTCTCCACGGACACTGTCCGAGGACTTAGATCCCACAACCCACACTAATGGAGGActtagctagtcaagccaagtcCGCCCATATAAGAGATTCCATAGAAACCCCGATTACACCGCTCACCTGTGCCCAAGGtcctgcctttcaagcccactctctacaaatcatattgttaggaccctttacatacgagcccaacgtcattcttgggtcgttaaaaatcgtgtccctacaattggcaccgtctgtggggaggcttgCTCGATGGCGTAGGTGGCGGTGGAGTTGAGCCTCTGTTAAGCAAAGGTCTGCGAAGATTCCTCCATTCCCAGCGACATGCtgttgttgctccgacataaatttccgctaggggctacgcctcgcagtgccaATAGCACGGGcaattctaggggcttctaaCATCCAGCTAGCTCCCCCTACCTTGGTCAAAGGGCTAATgttcaaaaactaaataaataaataaatgaatacaagttttggacagaaccaaggccttgtatggtcctcggactcaagcctctggggaaaccaactacttagaagaaaactacaagttttggacagaaccaacgccttgtatggtcctcggactcaagcctctggggaaatcaactacttagaagaaaaattacaagttttggacagaaccaacgccttgtatggtcctcggactcaagcctctggggaaaccaactacttagaagaaaaactacaagttttagacagaaccaaggctttgtatggtcctcggactcaagcctctagggaaaccaactacttagaagaaaactacaagttttggacagaaccaaggccttgtatggtcctcggactcaagcctctggggaaaccaactacttagaagaaaaactacaagttttggacagaaccaaggccttgtatggtcctcggactcaagcctctagggaaaccaactacttagaagaaaactacaagttttggacaaaaccaaggccttgtatggtcctcggactcaagcctctggggaaaccaactacttagaagaaaaactacaagttttggacagaaccaaggccttgtatggttctcggactcaggcctctggggaaaccaactacttagaagaaaaactacaagttttggacagaaccaaggccttgtatggtcctcggactcaagcctctggggaaaccaactacttagaagaaaaactacaagttttagacagaaccaaggccttgtatggtcctcggactcaagcctctagggaaaccaactacttagaagaaaactacaagttttggacagaaccaaggccttgtatggtcctcggactcaagcctctggggaaaccaactacttagaagaaaaactacaagttttggacagaaccaaggccttgtatggtcctcggactcaagcctctagggaaaccaactacttagaagaaaactacaagttttggacaaaaccaaggccttgtatggtcctcggactcaagcctctggggaaaccaactacttagaagaaaaactacaagttttggacagaaccaaggccttgtatggtcctcggactcaggcctctggggaaaccaactacttagaagaaaaactacaagttttggacagaaccaaggccttgtatggtcctcggactcaagcctctggggaaaccaactacttagaagaaaactacaagttttggacagaaccaaggccttgtatggtcctcgaactcaagcctctggggaaaccaactacttagaagaaaaaccaACTACAGGGTTTGGACATAACCTGGACGTTATATGGCCTTTAAAATCTACCCCGGAGGGGAATTACCCTTTGATAGTTGGGTTAACCCCTAGACTGAATGGAATCCCCAATCTACCCTCGAATTCTCAATACCAAGGGAACTGATGCGACTGTTATAGGGTCAGGTGTTATCAAAAACACGGCCaaagtccctcactgctcggcaACCCTCTCGGGTGgtttatttagagtttatcgttctcggacggtCGCCTCGCATGCACTACGGGGCACTCagctgttatctcggttagtttcaTGAGTTTAATCTACTGGGAGTTAGCattattatacttgataatgtcgaCAAGTTCGAATTAGTAGGATTCTGTTTCAAggtttcctgctctaagtatcattaaaggaaaatacacaTGTAGCATAcccattcacaaagtaattgccgcagaaaagaaaagtatttagaaggaaacaaattcatcttttattaggacaaagaaatagtacaatgtacaatgaaagagcttgaataagcttatactaaaaactaactacataagcgaaaagaaaagaaacaagggAGTGAAGAAAAGGCCGAAGAAGAGATGCAGGGAAGAGGGATGCTGCCATTCCAAAATGTTATCCAAGGAgaccattcctcaatacttttacatgcctataactcaggcagcaaaagagccCAACTGGGGGTTAGCActgttgaagaaaaggtgcagggagcccaACTTGAGGCtggcaccgttgaagaaaaggtgcagggagccggaagttgatgagcctccatGTTAACCACGCCTGCGATAGAGCAGACgacgctgatggcggaaaaccttACTTCTGATGCATCAAGAATCTGATGCGaccagtacctgcttcggattttgactgaaggAGGTAGAGATACCATCCTCACCTTATCAAGATGAAAGATCAACTTAAGTCGGTGTCTCCCCTGTCCAGACCACACCACCTTGAGTCTCGGAGGGGTCCGGTGCCTCTGTGGCGGGTGTAGTCCCTTCACCCCTACCCGTGCCTCAAACATATTGCACTAAGGGTGGATAACAATGGGTATGGAGATTGTGATTATGGCTGAAGGATTATGACTTCGGTTTATGTGTAAGGGGAATAACCTCCTATCCTACTTATTTAGAGGACAAGGAGGTGGTATTTAATTTACGCAGAGctccaaggaacgctacggacaaGATGGTtttggctcgatttccaatgccatCTGCAACCATAAGATTAAAAGATCCttgtgaaggcgcgcctcgagcACTGAAACGTCAAAGGACACCGCGTGACTAAAAGCTAAAGGGATGCCTCTTAATTCGGTGCATCTCCTATGCAAATGGAAAAGCACAAACATCAATAAAGTACAGAATCTGAGTGAGTCATGATGTGGGCCTAacatcatcaaaaccctcctccccaactaaaagtcgtgcagcaggattttgaggggctattgtggggcccgataATTCGTGGCCCAGGCCCATTCTACGTttgggcccaaggcctaagctGAGGAGAgctattgccgaggacgcataatgaaagcccAAGAAGGGCACGAGGACATGGCCGAGGATGATCTTATGCTTAGCACCTcccaaaacgcctgaagaaaaaagggaaactcagtacaggggcaggacaagggagaaagctgccaacattGTAATACAAAATCCTGCATCTAATAAGCCCATGCTCCAAACCACGccatttaacttttccaacgacccccaaccactctaggtatggattgacaggacaggtctccaccccagaaagtaaaacttacacgtggacactaaaaGTGAAAATGatcactagtataaaagggaaagaaagcgaAGGAGAAAGGGATCCCCAGGAGGAGGAAATATCCTGGAAAGGGAGAAAAGGAAGGGTACAATTCTCCTCGGACGCTGTCCGAGGACTTAGATCCCACAACCCACACTAATGGAGGActtagctagtcaagccaagtcCGCCCATATAAAAGCTTCCATAGAAACCCCGATTACACCGCTCACCTGTGCCCAAGGTcttgcctttcaagcccactctctacaaatcatattgttagggccctttacatacgagcccaacgtcattcttgggtcgttaaaaatcgtgtccctacagtaACAATAACATGTTAATTTTTAAGTGATagatcatattttttattataaaaaaattacacatgaCCACCAACTTACAATCTGAGTTGtcaaaaaagttttaacaaaTTAGACTTATTCTAATTCCCAAACAACTTAAATCCCTTTCGCTAGAACCTCAACCACGGCCTCTATTGCAATACCAACAACCAAGCCATAATTGTCGCAGACCTCATCTTGAAATCAAAATCTCACTCTAGTCTCCAGAAGGGCAACAAATATTGACAAATCTTAAACATGTCAAGAAGAAAATTCTATTTAGGTGTTGACTCCAAGTCTTAAATGTGTCTACAAGAAAAttgatttgcttattttttttttttttttgccagcTATTTGTAAAGATCCAGTTAGACTCTTTCGATTATGCATGCCTATGGAATCTAGAAACattttaagcttttatttttctcttcatttgAATGATTAGTGCTTAGTTTATATAAAACACATTGGTTATTACCTTTGTGTAAGTTATGGATGTTAGTATTTGTTAAagttctcattaaaaaaaaaattgttaccaCTAAAAAtcttgactctttttttttttttttttttacaaaatagaaattctactctaatctaacttaagtgtatatgtgtaaatttttctttttgaaacttgaaatccGGCCCTTGCTCCCTTACCCCACAAGAACtttatacttatggagtaaCCATTACGCTAAATGTGTGCGGTAGTACAATCTTAACTTTTAAGTGTTTGTGATTATCTGTGAGATCTTGTAGTTATGATCAACCTTacaatttctatttttagttatattttgGTGATTTCgatagttgttattagtttgtATAgcttaaaataaatagaaattatgattaatataattgatttaaatatatagtaattaaatttcaaatattgatcatatctataatttataatctaTAACTAGCATTATGCCCATGTGATGCACGacttaatcaaaattcatatgtcaatatattttttttattaatttacttaaaatttgataatagaATAGCTaatgaaataaatgaatatttcaCTTTCAAGTAATATAATGAAGGCATATTATGTGAAACTAAGGTATTATAAAATGCATACATATTACTTTTAAGTATTATAAAGTTCATACAatgtatccaagagttagacccttttagatatatatttagtttctttaaaaccttcccgtgtgtgtgttaaaatacttagtattctaaaaaaaaaaaaaacatatatatatagagcttTAAGGCTCAATTAATCACCAAcgtatatttaaatagaaaaaccttaaatttaataattaaaaaccattcaaaacaataattgaaatcaAATTCAAGTGGAGACCTCAATTCCATTAAGAATAATCTAAATTActaaacatttaaaataatgaaaaattttgcaaaaaagttAATGACAAATTCAAATCCACGTAAGTTTAAAGCAAAGCttacaaattttgtttcatgatattggcaaaaaataatatatgaaaaaaaaattcaatcatctTATGCATTCTAAACACAAACATGTTTATTGCGCTCTTttaataagttatatatatatatatatatatatatatcggtaaatatttttatatcatgaataaaatatttttttcttatatataattttgaaattgttattttaaaatagaaaatatatttaattatcttAACCCAACGAAAAAGTTACTAATGTTACTTCTTCAAGGTGAGTTTCAAATAGTCGACCAGCTTGGTTCTTcaattttactatttcttttattctaacaaatttctctttaatttatattcatggaaaaatatatgttaccaattaaaactcttaaaatggattttgaaagttcaaatagtgtaaaaacacccttgaatgtttagacccccaatttacaaattaatcaattcaagctttatgtcaaacaactagtgtgcgaaaaatgaacaaaagctataaaacagaattggaaaacaatctaagccaaattaaaatcacaaaccacagcagataataaaaggcaaagataaaagggaaggaagatgcaaacacaatgacaacacgcgatgtgttatcgaagaggaaaccgaagtcttcggtgtaaaacctctccgccaccctccaagcggtaaacaatccactagaaaatgtagttgggatacatggacaacaatagaccctcaaagcctaatctacccagtgcacctaagccctccaagcttcttgctccaacgagattgcgttgaacctatttcttttctagcttcccggattccactacttgaccatagcatcaaccaatgtaaattggttccttcctaactgcttcccagaacactaaacagccctctcacagtaatggatatggtgagaaaaaggttttggtaaaaagtctctcaaggatttcacaatggagaggaagagagttgaggaatttgaagagactcttacgtaaagattgtagatgaatcaatcttgttttactctagggtttctctctcaaaattttctctagaagctctctttcatttgtgggtatgaggggtatttatactggggtgagaaaagaatgtgaaacgtcaggtttttcaaaacaggggtggctcgcggcttggactcACGGCTTGACTGAATCGCGAGTTCCAACCGCGCGATAACAGAACgaccagttgtcctattttgtcctgtagtgctccagctagcatgacgcttcgacttctggcatgcttggcacgtgtactGCTTCTGGCAgtttgcagccgcgagtcacccgcgagatcaagccgcgagactctgttttcttgcacacttttgagcattcaatcactctatctcactcactatccttacaacaaaacccatctaaatacagggttactaaatgctgaaatacaagcaaatttggtatggaataaagccaataagatggttgattaaattcaaccttacagatttTGATAATAACAGTGAAATAACATATCAAaacctcccaaaaaaaaaaaaaatcataaaatttatcaaaaaacacATTCAATAAAATCAACGACTTACaatgaataagaaaattaaatacaaaaaaaaaaaaatgttaattcaaGAACCTAGTTTCAAATTATTAGGGAGACATCATCTAGACACACGTATACATTATGCACATATAAAcataacacaattttttttagaagaatataacacaactaaaaacctataataataatttaaatttaatattaggaatataatcaaaattattcacaatctaaaattaagaaactatacaaatcataaattaagatataaatgtagaaaaagaacaaagaatatACCTGTTTGTTTCCTCTATCACTTTGAAAGATGAAAGTGTGAGTATGTAATGAACTCCTGAACCAATTATTGTAGAAGAGAACaaatgaagaaagaatgcaATCTTGCATTGTCAATTATCATAAGATTTAGGCATTTACACATGGGAGTAAACTTCGTTCTAGATATATATAGGTAGAGTTCCATATGATAtagaatttaaatcctattgaaattaaaatttttaatcaatGTGTTTTGTTGATATCCCATAAAAAAGTGGAATTAAAAAAGTTCAAACTGAGTAGATATAAAGAAATGTTGATGACTTGATGCACCATATGttacttacaattttttttttttactttatccaaaaaatagttTGGTAAATCACTATGAATAGATAATGGACTTTGGGctgttactctttttttttctttttctttttctttttctaatgaaCTGTATACTTgtgtagtaaaaataaatagtaaagaattttgattgtaatattaAGATTTTAATAACTTAGAAATTAcagataaatttataataaaaggattagatgaagaatttgaattgtaatcaaattaaaattttatcaacttaaaaattatagtgAAGCTACTTGGCGCAACCACGACTTCtaag is a genomic window of Quercus lobata isolate SW786 chromosome 2, ValleyOak3.0 Primary Assembly, whole genome shotgun sequence containing:
- the LOC115978338 gene encoding uncharacterized protein LOC115978338, translating into MKSHDNHILMQQFFPIAIRGSLPPEVSRHLIDLSCFFREICSKVLNVEELGALEKRIAVTLCELEKIFSPSFFTVMVHVVMHLASETKVAGPVHYRWMYPIERYLSRLKSYVHNKTYPKGSIAEGYITEECLTFCSRYFKFVETVFNRPVRNVEESMGAVVSITLDSNSWIQAYRYVLFNCEEITPFREL